TTTGCGTGTGTCGCTTCCGGTTGTCATCCTGCTCGCCTCAATCGAGGCTCAGAAAGAATAGTCCTCAAACTAAAACTTGTCAACACCCCCGTGTTGCCGAAGAGCCTACCCTTGTTCGCCGCGCTCAATGAGCACCGTCTCCTGCACTTTCAACCCTGCCTCGAGAGCGCTACGCGCATAGCCCCGCGCGGCTTGCAGGTCGTGGTCTCGGTAGTTGCCGCATTCCAGTTCGCTCACCCCCGGAATGGGACGGTCATGCGTCTCGACGTCACGCAAGGCCGCCTCGAAGGCGCGCACGACTCCTTGCTCGTCGGGCTCCCCGATCACCGCCATGTACAGGCCGGTGCGGCATCCCATGGGAGAAACGTCGACCACGTCATTCACGTGATCTCGCAAGTACCCCGCCAGCAGGTGCTCCAAGGTGTGGAGCGCGCTCGGTTCGATCGCGCCCTTGTTGGGTTGCAGCAAGCGGAGGTCGTACTTGCTGATCACGTCTCCGCGAGGCGTTTTCTTCCGGCCTGCCAGACGGATGTAGGGAGCGTGCACTTTGGTGTGATCCAAATCGAACGATTCAACGTTTGCCACGCTCGTCATTGTGCCCATCACATTCGCGGGAAAAGGTGTACGAAGTGGCACGTCTTATACTGCCTGCATGTCTGACGTCGAGCCTTCCCCTCTTCCAATCCGTCCAGTGCGGACGTGGCCTTTCTGGGTCCCTTTGGTCGTGACGTCGGCTCTGCTCGCGCTCGACCAGTGGACGAAGGTGCTGGCGGTGTCCAATTTGACCTTCGGGCAGCCGGTCGAAGTCGCGATTCCCGGTCTGCTCGGCTTCACGCTCGTCTACAACACGGGCGCGGCGTGGAGCCTCTTTCAGGGCTCGGCTTTTCTGCTCGCGCTCCTGCGCTTCGCCGTCGGCGTCGGTCTGCTCGTGTATATGGCAAGACGTCCGCAAGACCGCTTTCACACCGTGGTCTTCGCGATAATCTCGGCCGGAGCCATCGGCAACGCCATCGACGGAATTCGGCAAGGCAAGGTGACGGACATGCTCTCGTCCCCGGCGCTCGACGCCGTGACCCGCTCTATCAACGGGCAGCCTTTTCCCATCTTCAACATCGCCGACAGTTGTGTCGTCGTCGGCGTCATTTTGCTTCTGATCGCCAGCGTAGTCTCCAGCGTCCGCAAGCCTCGCTGAGCGCCGCCAGCGAGCAGAACAGAAGAGAAGCGCGAGGGAAAGTCCTCGCGCTTCTCTTCTGTATCTCTTGTTCTTGAATTCGTCGTGTGACGGACTCGAACGTGTTAGCGCAGGACGCGCAGTGCCTTGAGCAGGGCGATCAAGACGACCGAGCCGACGATGCCCCAGATGATGTTCCAGAAGCTGAAGCCGTTCGAGGCGGCCGTTCCCGACGCCGCGCCGATACCGAGCAGGTCACCGAAGATCAAGCGGGCGAGCAACGCACCCACGATGCCGATCAAGATATTGGCAATCGCGCCTTGCTGCGCGTCCGTCCTCATGATGATGCTGGCGATCCAACCACAAAAAGCGCCGACCAGAATTGCAACGATCC
This genomic stretch from Deinococcus yavapaiensis KR-236 harbors:
- a CDS encoding S-ribosylhomocysteine lyase, translating into MTSVANVESFDLDHTKVHAPYIRLAGRKKTPRGDVISKYDLRLLQPNKGAIEPSALHTLEHLLAGYLRDHVNDVVDVSPMGCRTGLYMAVIGEPDEQGVVRAFEAALRDVETHDRPIPGVSELECGNYRDHDLQAARGYARSALEAGLKVQETVLIERGEQG
- the lspA gene encoding signal peptidase II, whose amino-acid sequence is MSDVEPSPLPIRPVRTWPFWVPLVVTSALLALDQWTKVLAVSNLTFGQPVEVAIPGLLGFTLVYNTGAAWSLFQGSAFLLALLRFAVGVGLLVYMARRPQDRFHTVVFAIISAGAIGNAIDGIRQGKVTDMLSSPALDAVTRSINGQPFPIFNIADSCVVVGVILLLIASVVSSVRKPR
- a CDS encoding GlsB/YeaQ/YmgE family stress response membrane protein, yielding MAWIVAILVGAFCGWIASIIMRTDAQQGAIANILIGIVGALLARLIFGDLLGIGAASGTAASNGFSFWNIIWGIVGSVVLIALLKALRVLR